The following proteins are co-located in the Manihot esculenta cultivar AM560-2 chromosome 7, M.esculenta_v8, whole genome shotgun sequence genome:
- the LOC110618862 gene encoding probable inactive serine/threonine-protein kinase slob2, translating into MGKIWVEVCLISARGLRHTSSLWKLQWFAVGWIDPNNKYCTKIDSSGNTNPIWKTKFATLVDDANFQDMALHVEVYSREPIFLRERRQGTATVLLKEFLSKYSKSSEAFKPGKEVGSYQLRKRNSSKPQGFVDISIRLSEDGGEPSSYAGNEGEIVLMDHGSNFASSSEGGSRQGYQSEIPLAPVRRPENQSSKFSYALPMPYPTNYSNPPMGGPSYPPAAGPSHHPPRTPPPPPPPPSNVGYIPTFLPNSDYINMPSSAAAPGLGPRPGLAMGVGAGALAAGAMIFGDDFMSGFDIPAGLPDPSLTISTDPPF; encoded by the exons ATGGGAAAAATCTGGGTTGAAGTTTGCTTGATATCTGCTCGTGGGCTTCGACATACTTCCTCCCTCTGGAAGCTTCAGTGGTTCGCGGTCGGTTGGATTGATCCTAACAATAAATATTGCACCAAGATCGATTCCTCTGGGAATACAAATCCCATATGGAAAACCAAGTTTGCTACCTTGGTTGATGATGCGAACTTTCAAGATATGGCACTACATGTTGAGGTATACAGCAGAGAGCCCATTTTCCTCAGAGAAAGACGTCAAGGCACAGCCACTGTCCTCTTGAAAGAATTTTTGTCTAAGTATAGCAAAAGCTCAGAGGCCTTCAAGCCAGGAAAAGAAGTAGGTAGCTACCAACTGCGCAAAAGAAACTCCAGCAAACCACAGGGGTTTGTAGATATTTCTATTCGTCTCTCAGAGGACGGGGGAGAACCAAGTTCATATGCAG GCAATGAAGGAGAAATTGTGCTGATGGATCATGGTAGCAACTTCGCATCGTCTTCTGAAGGTGGGTCTCGGCAAGGTTATCAGTCAGAAATACCTCTTGCTCCTGTCAGACGGCCAGAAAATCAATCATCAAAATTTTCATATGCTCTTCCAATGCCTTATCCTACAAATTATTCCAATCCACCCATGGGTGGACCAAGTTACCCCCCAGCAGCTGGACCTAGCCATCATCCCCCACGcactccaccaccaccaccgccGCCGCCTTCTAACGTTGGTTATATACCCACCTTTCTTCCAAATTCAGACTACATAAATATGCCATCATCTGCAGCAGCACCTGGACTGGGTCCCAGACCTGGGTTAGCAATGGGGGTTGGTGCTGGGGCTCTGGCTGCAGGTGCTATGATTTTTGGTGATGACTTCATGTCAGGATTTGATATTCCTGCAGGCTTACCGGATCCTAGTCTTACAATATCAACAGATCCTCCTTTCTGA